A genomic window from Alicyclobacillus vulcanalis includes:
- a CDS encoding MFS transporter has translation MRYPRLNTSIPRETYAFLVARLLNAMGSAFIWPLTTIYVHNVLLGNYAEAGWVLFGQSLAGGIGQFAGGAAYQRLGPTRLIVGSLALTAMAQWSLMLAHTFPVYALCIACNSFLISATQPALNAFVGNRWKAHSARLFNTMYVMTNIGIAVGTALAGVIASISFTLTFFLNGVLTWSFAIFMWRFFRRIKPDPDDAAVNALPQMGASGWQLLRNYRVYALLGGGMLALSLALAAWNSGVAPYLNQTGHQPDAYSVLWTVNGTLILVGQPVTNWIKRRVTKTPTAQLVLSSALYAVAFAGMALLHRAYPALVAGMVVATFGEMLNAPTVPELVTRMTGPHAAFYLGLVGAIGNVGSLLGPVLFGHLFDLAGISPILWVATGACALATVAYAGYARTVKPVMAPELNARHPRRRWSRNGEEQSFPK, from the coding sequence ATGCGATACCCGCGCCTCAACACCAGCATTCCCCGCGAGACGTACGCGTTTCTCGTGGCGAGACTGTTGAACGCCATGGGGAGCGCTTTCATCTGGCCGCTCACGACCATCTATGTGCACAACGTCCTTCTCGGCAACTACGCCGAGGCCGGTTGGGTGCTGTTTGGCCAATCGCTCGCCGGCGGCATCGGCCAGTTCGCAGGCGGAGCCGCGTATCAGCGACTCGGCCCTACCCGGCTCATCGTCGGATCGCTCGCGTTGACGGCCATGGCCCAGTGGAGCCTGATGCTCGCGCACACGTTTCCCGTGTACGCACTCTGCATCGCGTGCAACAGCTTCCTCATTTCCGCCACACAGCCCGCGCTGAACGCGTTTGTGGGCAACCGGTGGAAGGCGCACAGCGCCCGGCTGTTCAACACCATGTACGTGATGACGAACATCGGCATCGCCGTCGGCACCGCGCTCGCAGGCGTGATCGCGTCCATCTCCTTTACGCTCACCTTCTTTTTGAACGGCGTGCTCACCTGGTCGTTTGCCATTTTCATGTGGCGATTCTTCCGCCGGATCAAGCCCGATCCCGACGACGCCGCCGTCAACGCCCTGCCGCAGATGGGCGCATCCGGCTGGCAGCTGTTGCGAAACTACCGGGTCTATGCGCTTCTTGGAGGAGGCATGCTGGCCCTGAGCCTCGCGCTCGCGGCCTGGAACTCCGGCGTGGCGCCGTATCTGAACCAGACGGGCCACCAGCCCGACGCGTACAGCGTGCTCTGGACGGTCAACGGCACGCTCATTCTCGTCGGCCAACCGGTGACGAATTGGATCAAGCGCCGCGTGACCAAGACCCCCACCGCCCAGCTTGTCCTGAGCAGCGCGCTGTACGCCGTCGCGTTCGCCGGCATGGCCCTGTTGCACCGAGCGTATCCCGCGCTCGTGGCCGGCATGGTGGTGGCGACGTTCGGAGAAATGCTGAACGCCCCCACGGTGCCCGAGCTCGTGACGCGGATGACCGGGCCCCACGCGGCGTTTTACCTCGGGCTCGTCGGCGCCATCGGCAACGTCGGCAGCCTCCTCGGCCCCGTTCTGTTTGGCCATCTGTTCGATCTCGCCGGCATCTCGCCCATTCTCTGGGTGGCCACGGGAGCGTGTGCGCTGGCCACAGTGGCCTATGCGGGGTATGCGAGAACGGTCAAGCCCGTGATGGCGCCGGAATTAAACGCGCGGCATCCACGTCGCAGGTGGAGCAGGAACGGAGAAGAACAGTCGTTTCCGAAGTGA
- a CDS encoding heavy metal translocating P-type ATPase, which yields MEEARELTLPIEGMTCAACAARIEKNLSKLPGVREVNVNLASERARVVLAPDTPWTDIVARIEKTGYAVPLQEVDLAITGMTCAACAARIEKVVGRIDAVKQVHVNLATERAHVAYVPGVIGVEDIVRAVEKAGYGAALVSEVEAQEEEKRRQAYRRDLATFAGSALLTLPLVVQMFVMLAGGRPFLPAWLAWLLATPVQFYTGWRFYKGAYHALRGGAANMDVLVALGTTVAYVYSAVLTVMGRQDVYFDSSATVVTLIFMGKLLEARAKARSSAAIAALAELGAKEAHVLRDGAEVDVPVHALAVGDLVRVRPGEKVPADGVLVEGETSVDESFLTGEALPVQKRPGDEVVGASLNQVNPFVMRVTRVGRDTMLAQIIRLVERAQGSKAPVQRLADRISGVFVPSVLAAACITLLAWGALGHWSHGLFAAIAVLVIACPCSLGLATPTAIMVGTGLGAEHGILVKGGEHLEAAHRVDVVVLDKTGTLTVGRPVVTQIWAAEEYEERDVLRLAAALEAQSEHPLGRAVVEAARSRGVEVPQAEGVKAVPGFGMEGAIDGQRVWVGSARFIAAAVGSAPDEVTQRLSESGQTAVVVAQGDKVVGVLGLADDLKPDARAAVDALKNMGIDVWMATGDSEKTAQAIAKRLGIERVLAGVLPAEKAEQVEALRRSGRVVAMVGDGINDAPALAAADVGMAMGTGADVALEVAGVALMRGEVWAVIDALRLAKATMRKIRQNLFWALVYNVLGIPLAAMGILSPIIAGAAMSLSSVSVVSNSLLLRRTRLGRAGDGV from the coding sequence ATGGAAGAGGCGCGTGAACTCACGTTGCCCATCGAAGGGATGACCTGCGCGGCTTGTGCGGCGCGGATCGAGAAAAACCTGTCGAAGCTGCCCGGGGTGCGCGAGGTGAACGTGAATCTCGCGTCCGAGCGCGCGCGCGTCGTCCTTGCGCCCGACACGCCGTGGACCGACATCGTGGCGCGCATCGAGAAGACGGGGTACGCCGTGCCGCTGCAAGAGGTCGATCTCGCCATTACCGGGATGACCTGCGCAGCCTGCGCGGCGCGGATCGAGAAGGTGGTGGGGCGGATCGACGCCGTCAAACAGGTCCACGTCAACCTCGCGACGGAGCGCGCGCATGTGGCCTACGTGCCCGGCGTGATCGGCGTCGAAGACATCGTCCGCGCGGTGGAGAAGGCGGGCTACGGCGCGGCGCTCGTGAGCGAGGTGGAGGCGCAGGAGGAGGAGAAAAGGCGCCAGGCGTATCGGCGCGATCTTGCCACGTTCGCCGGTTCCGCCCTGCTGACCCTCCCGCTTGTGGTGCAGATGTTCGTCATGCTGGCGGGCGGGCGGCCGTTTCTCCCGGCCTGGCTCGCGTGGCTGCTCGCGACGCCGGTGCAGTTCTACACGGGCTGGCGATTCTACAAGGGCGCCTATCACGCCCTGCGCGGCGGCGCGGCCAACATGGACGTGCTCGTCGCGCTCGGCACGACCGTCGCGTACGTGTACAGCGCGGTGCTCACGGTCATGGGCCGCCAAGACGTGTATTTCGACAGCTCGGCGACCGTCGTGACGCTCATCTTCATGGGCAAGCTCCTCGAGGCGCGGGCGAAGGCCAGGTCCAGCGCGGCCATTGCGGCGCTGGCGGAGCTTGGGGCCAAGGAGGCCCACGTGCTGCGCGACGGCGCCGAGGTGGACGTCCCGGTGCATGCGCTTGCGGTGGGCGATCTCGTCCGCGTCCGTCCCGGCGAAAAGGTGCCTGCGGACGGCGTGCTGGTGGAGGGCGAGACGAGCGTCGACGAGTCGTTTCTGACGGGTGAGGCGCTTCCCGTGCAAAAGCGGCCGGGCGACGAGGTGGTGGGCGCATCCCTCAATCAGGTGAACCCGTTTGTGATGCGCGTCACGAGGGTGGGGCGCGACACCATGCTCGCGCAGATCATCCGCCTGGTCGAGCGCGCGCAGGGTTCGAAGGCGCCCGTGCAGCGCCTGGCGGATCGCATCTCAGGCGTGTTTGTGCCGTCCGTGCTGGCGGCGGCGTGTATCACGCTTCTCGCCTGGGGCGCCCTGGGCCACTGGTCGCACGGGCTGTTTGCGGCCATCGCGGTCCTCGTGATTGCCTGCCCGTGTTCGCTTGGGCTCGCGACGCCGACGGCCATCATGGTGGGCACGGGGCTCGGCGCCGAGCACGGCATCCTGGTGAAGGGCGGCGAGCACCTGGAGGCGGCGCACCGGGTGGATGTCGTCGTGCTGGATAAGACGGGCACGCTGACTGTCGGCAGGCCCGTGGTGACACAGATCTGGGCCGCCGAGGAGTATGAGGAACGGGACGTGCTTCGCTTGGCGGCGGCGCTCGAGGCGCAGAGCGAGCACCCGCTCGGCCGGGCGGTCGTGGAAGCGGCGAGATCGCGCGGCGTCGAGGTGCCGCAGGCGGAGGGCGTCAAAGCGGTGCCGGGCTTCGGCATGGAGGGCGCGATCGACGGCCAGCGCGTTTGGGTGGGAAGTGCGCGATTCATCGCGGCGGCGGTCGGAAGCGCGCCGGACGAGGTGACGCAGCGGCTGAGCGAATCGGGGCAGACGGCCGTCGTGGTGGCGCAAGGCGACAAAGTGGTGGGTGTCCTTGGGCTGGCGGACGACTTGAAGCCGGATGCGCGCGCGGCGGTGGACGCGCTCAAGAACATGGGCATTGACGTGTGGATGGCGACGGGCGACAGCGAGAAGACCGCGCAAGCCATTGCGAAACGGCTCGGCATCGAGCGGGTGCTGGCGGGCGTGCTGCCGGCCGAGAAGGCAGAGCAGGTGGAGGCGCTTCGCCGATCCGGCCGCGTGGTGGCGATGGTGGGCGACGGGATCAACGACGCGCCGGCGCTCGCCGCGGCGGACGTGGGTATGGCGATGGGCACGGGCGCCGACGTCGCGCTCGAGGTGGCGGGCGTGGCGTTGATGCGCGGCGAGGTGTGGGCCGTGATCGACGCGCTGCGCCTCGCGAAGGCGACGATGCGCAAAATTCGGCAGAACCTGTTTTGGGCGCTGGTGTACAACGTGCTTGGCATCCCGCTCGCGGCGATGGGGATCTTGAGCCCGATCATCGCGGGCGCAGCGATGTCACTGAGCTCGGTGAGCGTGGTGTCGAACAGCCTGCTGCTCAGGCGCACGAGGCTTGGTCGCGCTGGCGATGGGGTGTGA
- a CDS encoding ABC transporter substrate-binding protein: MARTNYVRVGVVAGFVAAAVAGCGVEQSNNSDVNQTNGAASSNPVVLTMWDLTSGKSADQAIISQFERLHPNIRIQLDTFAVDAIKQQEKVAASSHSLPDIFFDWGGTLASYYESNGLALNLNSYAQKYGWYQRFSPAAIKFASYNGKLYMVPVTLNGLELYYRKDIFEKYGLKPPTTFSELEHVCNVLVQHSVSPFGLGGINHWYTMRYFEAILYHEVGAQGMSQLMNLQGNWDSPRVIQAYALFRQWVKKNYFIPGFMSINEDQDINQFMTGKVAMLLTGPWLDEQLMSDGFSLNKAGVFPFPEDQRPNELIGFAQGFYIASNSKHPKEAAEFLNFYTSKATLQHNSKILAGPYANQSVPPTTPNAAKILADMKKDGSYLIGDQALPQPLVESLWQAEDSVALGRLSPEQAAQFMQESVSSYKSQNQ, encoded by the coding sequence GTGGCGCGCACTAACTACGTACGTGTAGGAGTCGTGGCAGGATTTGTGGCTGCCGCAGTAGCAGGGTGTGGCGTGGAGCAGTCCAATAATTCTGATGTAAACCAAACCAATGGTGCAGCTAGTTCGAACCCTGTCGTGCTAACCATGTGGGATTTGACAAGCGGAAAATCCGCAGATCAGGCGATTATAAGTCAATTTGAAAGGCTACATCCAAACATCCGGATACAACTGGACACGTTTGCCGTGGATGCTATTAAGCAGCAAGAGAAGGTTGCGGCCAGTTCTCATTCTCTCCCCGATATCTTTTTTGACTGGGGCGGTACTTTGGCGTCGTATTACGAGTCGAACGGATTGGCGCTGAATCTGAATTCCTACGCCCAGAAGTACGGCTGGTATCAAAGGTTTTCTCCCGCTGCGATTAAATTTGCAAGTTATAACGGCAAATTGTATATGGTTCCCGTAACTTTGAATGGACTGGAACTGTATTACCGAAAGGATATCTTTGAAAAATACGGACTTAAACCACCAACTACTTTTTCGGAGCTGGAACATGTGTGTAACGTTCTCGTGCAACATAGTGTCAGTCCATTTGGGCTGGGGGGCATTAATCACTGGTACACCATGCGCTATTTTGAGGCAATACTCTACCATGAGGTTGGGGCACAAGGGATGTCACAACTCATGAATCTTCAGGGCAATTGGGATTCTCCGCGGGTAATCCAAGCTTATGCTCTGTTTCGGCAGTGGGTTAAGAAAAACTATTTTATACCTGGATTCATGTCTATAAACGAAGATCAGGATATTAATCAATTTATGACAGGAAAGGTAGCGATGCTGTTGACTGGTCCGTGGCTTGATGAACAACTGATGTCAGACGGGTTTAGTTTGAATAAAGCAGGTGTCTTCCCGTTTCCGGAAGATCAAAGACCGAACGAGCTCATTGGCTTCGCCCAAGGCTTCTATATTGCCTCAAACAGCAAACATCCAAAAGAAGCTGCGGAGTTTCTAAATTTCTACACGAGCAAGGCGACTCTACAGCATAATTCGAAAATACTAGCCGGTCCTTACGCGAACCAGTCCGTGCCACCTACCACGCCGAATGCCGCGAAAATTCTTGCCGATATGAAGAAAGACGGTTCGTACCTAATCGGGGACCAAGCCTTGCCGCAACCGTTGGTGGAGTCGCTCTGGCAGGCAGAAGACTCGGTTGCATTAGGGCGGTTGTCACCGGAACAAGCGGCTCAGTTCATGCAAGAGTCAGTTTCTTCGTATAAGTCACAAAACCAATGA
- a CDS encoding LacI family DNA-binding transcriptional regulator, whose protein sequence is MTIDEIAKRAKVSRATVSLALNGKPGVSKETRNHVLSIARELGYIKRNTHRKSEKGNKIVRLTSLPNRGFLTDSFSEQPFFSSLLGYIEAACRDRGYGLMYSTVGHDHVAEGLLELESLHPAEGIIVLGTNLSKSEAEEICEHPDLRNRVVMLDVKYDDVAGNFVVMNNKLGARQAAEHLFQYGHRSIGYVRSNVRIHNFLEREEGFLAAAQALGLGNCTIFEAEPSLFSPQEDFVRRFVSALERPTALFCECDYIAVSVARALMRVGLSIPHDVSIVGFDDIPETELLTPPLTTVQVPRQLLGELCVSAIIDGSPNSQRTATQKIMLDTNLISRKSVRFIQL, encoded by the coding sequence ATGACCATCGATGAAATTGCCAAAAGGGCAAAGGTATCCAGGGCCACTGTATCATTAGCATTAAACGGAAAGCCTGGTGTCAGTAAAGAAACGAGGAATCATGTTTTATCAATTGCTCGTGAATTAGGCTATATTAAAAGAAATACGCATCGAAAGTCGGAGAAGGGCAATAAAATTGTAAGACTGACTTCATTGCCGAACAGGGGTTTCCTCACTGACTCATTTAGTGAACAACCATTCTTTTCGTCGCTTCTTGGGTACATAGAAGCTGCATGCCGAGACAGAGGATATGGTCTCATGTATTCCACAGTGGGGCATGATCATGTTGCGGAAGGGCTACTTGAACTTGAAAGTCTCCACCCTGCCGAAGGGATTATTGTGCTTGGCACGAACCTATCAAAATCAGAAGCCGAGGAAATTTGCGAACATCCAGACCTTCGTAACAGAGTTGTCATGCTCGATGTTAAGTATGACGACGTAGCGGGCAACTTCGTTGTTATGAACAACAAGCTCGGAGCTCGACAGGCAGCTGAACATCTATTTCAATACGGCCATCGAAGCATCGGTTACGTTCGCTCAAATGTAAGAATCCATAATTTTTTAGAACGTGAGGAGGGCTTCCTTGCAGCAGCGCAGGCCCTGGGATTAGGAAACTGCACAATTTTTGAGGCGGAGCCTTCCTTATTTAGTCCTCAGGAAGACTTTGTACGCAGGTTCGTGTCCGCTCTCGAGCGTCCTACAGCTCTCTTCTGTGAATGTGACTATATTGCCGTCAGCGTCGCACGAGCACTGATGCGTGTAGGACTCTCCATACCGCATGATGTGTCGATAGTGGGATTCGACGACATTCCAGAGACGGAACTTTTGACTCCGCCGTTGACTACAGTTCAGGTTCCACGTCAACTTTTAGGCGAACTTTGCGTCTCAGCAATCATAGACGGTAGCCCAAATTCACAAAGGACTGCAACCCAAAAAATTATGCTCGATACAAATTTGATATCTAGAAAATCCGTTAGATTTATTCAATTATAG
- a CDS encoding carbohydrate ABC transporter permease, which produces MVAKRLNPWVYLAPSLLIYIFIIIYPSVYTIIISLFKWNGISSRVFVGLRNYVYLFQSDPVFGVALRNTIIWTIMSVSLPVVLGLALALVLNQRFRGRTIYRSVFYFPYILSNIIVAVVWQWIYYPQQGLLDRLLAWFGAVSGSSSGWLGNPHTALYMVFLASLWQSTGGIMVLFLAGLQALPTEVYEAAAIEGASALRTLFAITIPLLKESFVVVISITLIGALKVFDIIYAMTNGGPAYGTEVLSTWMYTQTFMFNNYGIGAAISVVMMLIVGALAVPYVIYMSRD; this is translated from the coding sequence ATGGTCGCGAAGAGACTTAACCCCTGGGTTTACTTAGCACCGTCGCTTTTAATTTATATATTCATCATAATTTACCCTTCGGTATATACGATTATTATTAGTTTATTTAAGTGGAATGGGATATCATCGCGAGTCTTCGTGGGACTTCGTAATTACGTTTACTTATTTCAGAGCGATCCGGTATTTGGGGTTGCATTGAGGAACACAATCATTTGGACAATTATGTCGGTATCACTCCCGGTGGTACTCGGTCTTGCTTTGGCGCTTGTGTTAAATCAGCGGTTCAGAGGACGCACCATATACCGTTCAGTGTTTTATTTCCCTTATATACTGTCTAACATTATTGTTGCTGTCGTGTGGCAGTGGATCTATTACCCTCAACAAGGGTTGCTGGATAGACTTTTGGCGTGGTTTGGAGCGGTTTCGGGCAGTTCTTCTGGTTGGTTGGGAAATCCGCATACGGCGCTATACATGGTGTTTTTGGCGTCTTTGTGGCAATCCACGGGCGGTATCATGGTTCTGTTTTTGGCTGGACTCCAGGCGCTTCCGACTGAGGTATACGAGGCAGCTGCGATTGAAGGTGCTTCGGCGCTTCGCACGCTATTCGCTATTACTATTCCCTTGCTTAAGGAGTCTTTCGTTGTTGTTATTTCAATCACGCTAATCGGAGCGCTTAAGGTATTCGACATCATTTATGCCATGACGAATGGAGGCCCTGCTTATGGTACTGAGGTGCTGTCTACGTGGATGTATACACAAACCTTTATGTTTAACAACTACGGCATTGGCGCCGCAATATCAGTCGTGATGATGCTCATAGTAGGTGCCCTCGCAGTGCCATATGTGATCTACATGTCAAGAGATTGA
- a CDS encoding AAA family ATPase, which yields MRPIRLVIQGLRSYRERQEIDFRQLTEHGLFGIFGPTGSGKSTLLDAITLALYGSATRASRSTQGTMNPLEARMEIVFEFDIGAGTRRRRYRVERAFKRGNSGFSVTSAGCRLLQIEAPDTDAPGLVMVAEGPREVDAAIARILGLEMQDFTRAVVLPQGQFAEFLQLTGADRNKMLERLFGLERYGKKLAEKVSQRLNEAAQRVAECEAALAEMGDASEEAVERARQAHAAALAALDRASKERREAEARLKEIEHIAELDALRKKAEAEAEALRNRAEAMVRLEERLARHRRAKELLPLVIRWEEARAAVAQAVERADGARSALAEAERRLEEAVQAERTAEARRAAEEPALVAEQARLKEAASLEAAWKEKAQALAAAEAHLAREREAFAKAEEACAKLEAEVEQLRRAMDEAERAFRAHHVSPETRAALDRARRALEAWRVASAAAAHQAGLLAEREASVQAAERAQQAAAAVRQALLAESASLEARKAAHEAGKPEATPERLGDLRAWLLRAEERVASLEEAESTLQKARDQQVATQKELNQAEARRQALAEAAAAARHTWDELRSERERRWAARETAVIADLARRLVEGEPCPVCGALHHPSPAIGAVEGVGAEAEGDVRPETLDAWTEADDARLAEAEARWQDADRALREAESRYEVVLARVEAAGGDAERAAAEVARRQAALAELWPTAPGTAGGEPPTTAEAWRPVIRRAEGEFAEGQRQWSAWDDEAKALSDEAANLSERLQRAAGDVLAADERLKAARAELDRQRVAAAQAEDEAARAADQLRQAAGEVGLGDGIAMEALGQAVEARLRRLEEDDRQAAQADARRSELAAALADLNARLQEAARERQDADGRVREAELRAAQLRTSADHDKARLDEMTGGKPLAEARLRVDAALDALRRALEDAVQARRQAEALRERAQTEAAQADAALAEARRSETRAEDEMARALADSAFATAGDVRDALLDEHEAASAEQALTAYHEAVRTITRQLADLARELGDRRLDEADLAAARARAAAAEAAQGEAQQQVGATKQQLLDLEARRDRYLAVRADLEQAQHVARRLKTLSEVLRGNAFVQFVGREQMADVARQASERLASLTHGRYRLVLTPNGDFVIRDDHLGGIERPVATLSGGETFVTSLSLALALSAHIQLSGEHPLEFFFLDEGFGTLDPDLLDVVMTSLERLRQERMAIGLISHVPELRERVPRRLMVEPAEPGGRGTRVRLERA from the coding sequence ATGAGGCCCATCCGGCTTGTGATTCAAGGGCTTCGCAGCTACCGGGAGCGCCAGGAGATCGATTTTCGGCAGCTGACCGAGCACGGGCTGTTTGGCATCTTTGGGCCGACGGGCAGCGGCAAGTCGACGCTGCTCGACGCCATCACGCTGGCGCTGTACGGGAGCGCGACGCGGGCCTCGCGCAGCACGCAGGGGACGATGAATCCGCTCGAGGCGCGCATGGAGATTGTGTTCGAGTTTGACATTGGCGCAGGGACGCGGCGGCGGCGATACCGCGTGGAGCGGGCCTTCAAGCGCGGCAACAGCGGGTTTTCGGTGACGTCTGCCGGATGCCGGCTGCTACAGATCGAGGCACCGGACACGGACGCCCCGGGGCTCGTGATGGTGGCCGAGGGGCCGCGCGAGGTGGACGCGGCCATCGCGCGCATCCTGGGGCTCGAGATGCAGGATTTCACGCGGGCGGTGGTGCTGCCACAGGGGCAGTTCGCGGAGTTTCTGCAGCTGACGGGCGCCGACCGAAACAAGATGCTCGAGCGGCTCTTCGGCCTCGAGCGGTACGGCAAGAAGCTGGCCGAAAAGGTGTCACAGCGGCTGAACGAGGCGGCGCAGCGCGTCGCGGAGTGCGAGGCGGCCCTGGCTGAGATGGGCGACGCGTCCGAGGAGGCGGTCGAGCGAGCGCGGCAGGCGCACGCGGCCGCCTTGGCGGCGCTCGATAGGGCATCCAAGGAGCGGCGCGAGGCGGAAGCTCGGCTGAAGGAGATCGAGCACATCGCGGAGCTTGACGCCCTGCGCAAAAAGGCGGAGGCGGAGGCAGAAGCTCTGCGCAACCGGGCGGAGGCCATGGTCCGCTTGGAGGAGCGGCTCGCGCGCCATCGGCGGGCCAAGGAGCTGTTGCCGTTGGTCATCCGCTGGGAGGAGGCCAGGGCCGCGGTTGCGCAGGCCGTGGAGCGCGCGGATGGGGCGCGATCGGCCCTTGCGGAGGCGGAGCGGCGGCTGGAGGAGGCCGTGCAGGCAGAACGAACGGCCGAGGCTCGGCGGGCCGCTGAAGAGCCCGCCCTCGTCGCGGAGCAGGCGCGCCTCAAGGAGGCCGCGTCGCTCGAGGCCGCATGGAAGGAAAAGGCGCAGGCGCTTGCCGCAGCGGAAGCCCACCTCGCCCGCGAGCGGGAGGCCTTCGCAAAGGCGGAGGAGGCGTGCGCCAAGCTGGAGGCGGAAGTGGAACAGTTGCGGCGCGCGATGGACGAGGCGGAGCGGGCCTTTCGCGCCCATCACGTGTCGCCCGAGACCCGCGCCGCGCTCGATCGCGCCCGGCGCGCGCTTGAGGCCTGGCGGGTTGCTTCCGCGGCTGCGGCGCATCAGGCTGGGCTTCTCGCCGAACGCGAGGCAAGCGTGCAGGCGGCAGAACGCGCGCAGCAAGCGGCCGCCGCGGTGCGACAGGCGCTCTTGGCGGAGTCGGCGTCGCTCGAGGCGCGCAAAGCGGCCCACGAAGCGGGGAAGCCGGAAGCGACGCCCGAGCGCCTCGGTGACCTGCGCGCGTGGCTTCTGCGGGCCGAGGAGCGCGTCGCTTCGCTCGAGGAGGCGGAGTCGACGCTGCAGAAAGCTCGTGACCAGCAGGTCGCGACGCAGAAGGAGCTGAATCAGGCGGAGGCGAGGCGCCAAGCGCTCGCCGAAGCGGCTGCCGCGGCGCGACACACGTGGGACGAGCTGCGCAGCGAGCGCGAGCGGCGGTGGGCTGCGCGGGAGACCGCCGTGATCGCCGACCTCGCACGCAGGCTCGTCGAAGGGGAGCCGTGTCCCGTGTGCGGCGCGCTCCACCACCCGAGCCCGGCCATCGGCGCGGTAGAGGGCGTCGGGGCGGAGGCCGAGGGGGATGTGCGGCCGGAGACCCTCGATGCGTGGACGGAAGCGGATGACGCGAGGCTCGCCGAGGCGGAGGCGAGGTGGCAGGACGCGGACCGGGCGCTGCGCGAGGCCGAATCGAGGTACGAGGTGGTGCTCGCTCGGGTGGAGGCTGCGGGTGGCGACGCGGAGCGCGCGGCGGCCGAGGTGGCGCGCCGGCAGGCGGCCCTCGCCGAGCTGTGGCCGACTGCCCCAGGGACAGCGGGGGGCGAGCCTCCAACGACCGCCGAAGCGTGGAGGCCCGTCATCCGGCGCGCGGAGGGTGAGTTCGCGGAAGGGCAGAGGCAGTGGTCGGCGTGGGATGACGAGGCTAAGGCGCTCTCGGACGAGGCGGCGAATCTCAGCGAGCGCCTGCAGCGCGCAGCGGGCGATGTCCTCGCGGCCGACGAACGGCTTAAGGCGGCGAGGGCGGAGCTCGATCGGCAGCGCGTAGCGGCGGCGCAGGCGGAGGACGAGGCAGCCCGGGCGGCGGATCAGCTGCGCCAGGCCGCGGGGGAGGTCGGGCTTGGCGACGGGATCGCCATGGAGGCGCTCGGCCAAGCCGTCGAGGCCCGGCTCCGGCGCCTCGAGGAGGATGATCGCCAGGCGGCGCAGGCGGACGCACGCCGAAGCGAGCTCGCGGCGGCGCTCGCCGACCTGAACGCCCGCCTGCAGGAGGCGGCGCGCGAGCGGCAGGACGCGGATGGCCGCGTGCGCGAGGCCGAGCTGCGCGCCGCCCAGCTTCGCACGAGTGCCGATCACGACAAGGCCCGCCTCGACGAGATGACGGGCGGCAAGCCGCTCGCCGAGGCCCGCCTGCGGGTGGATGCGGCGCTTGACGCCCTCCGGCGCGCGTTGGAGGACGCCGTGCAAGCGCGCCGCCAGGCCGAGGCCCTGCGCGAGCGGGCGCAGACCGAGGCCGCGCAGGCAGACGCCGCGCTCGCGGAGGCGCGCCGCAGTGAGACGCGCGCCGAGGACGAGATGGCACGTGCGCTCGCGGACTCCGCTTTCGCCACCGCGGGCGACGTGCGCGACGCGCTCCTTGACGAGCACGAGGCGGCGTCCGCGGAACAGGCGCTCACGGCCTACCACGAGGCCGTGCGGACCATCACGCGCCAGCTCGCCGATCTCGCCCGCGAGCTCGGGGACAGGCGCCTGGACGAGGCCGATCTCGCCGCCGCCCGTGCGCGCGCCGCAGCCGCTGAGGCCGCTCAGGGCGAGGCTCAGCAGCAGGTCGGCGCGACCAAGCAGCAGCTCTTGGATCTGGAGGCACGGCGGGATCGCTATCTCGCCGTTCGCGCAGACCTGGAACAAGCGCAACACGTGGCGCGCCGGCTGAAGACGTTGAGCGAAGTCCTTCGCGGCAACGCGTTCGTGCAATTCGTCGGCCGCGAGCAGATGGCCGACGTGGCGCGGCAAGCCTCCGAGCGCCTCGCCTCGCTCACGCACGGGCGCTATCGGCTGGTGCTCACGCCGAACGGAGATTTCGTCATTCGCGACGATCACCTGGGCGGCATCGAGCGCCCCGTCGCCACATTGTCCGGCGGCGAGACGTTCGTCACGTCGCTGTCGCTCGCCCTTGCGCTCTCCGCGCACATTCAGCTGAGTGGCGAGCACCCGCTCGAGTTCTTCTTCCTGGACGAAGGGTTTGGCACGCTCGATCCCGACCTGCTCGACGTCGTCATGACCTCCCTCGAGCGGTTGCGCCAAGAGCGCATGGCCATCGGGCTCATCAGCCACGTGCCAGAGCTGCGCGAGCGCGTGCCGCGCCGACTGATGGTCGAGCCGGCGGAACCGGGTGGCCGCGGTACGCGGGTGCGGCTTGAGCGTGCGTGA